A single window of Sneathiella limimaris DNA harbors:
- the ctrA gene encoding response regulator transcription factor CtrA has product MRVLLIEDDSSMARGIELMLNAEGLNVYTTDLGEEGVDLGKLYDYDIIILDLGLPDMSGYDVLKKLRTAKVSTPILILSGMSEPDDKVKGLGFGADDYLTKPFNKDELIARIHAIVRRSKGHAQSTISTGKLTVNLDSKSVEVDGQRLHLTGKEYGMLELLSLRKGTTLTKEMFLNHLYGGMDEPELKIIDVFVCKLRKKLASATNGDNYIETVWGRGYVLRDPEESRSAKAS; this is encoded by the coding sequence ATGCGGGTATTATTAATCGAAGACGATAGTTCAATGGCACGTGGCATCGAATTGATGCTAAATGCCGAAGGTTTGAATGTTTATACCACTGATCTTGGCGAAGAAGGCGTAGATCTTGGCAAACTGTATGATTACGACATCATTATCCTGGATCTGGGATTGCCAGACATGTCCGGTTACGATGTTCTGAAAAAACTACGGACAGCCAAAGTGTCAACTCCCATCCTGATCCTTTCCGGTATGTCTGAACCAGACGACAAGGTTAAAGGACTGGGCTTTGGTGCAGACGATTACTTAACCAAACCATTTAATAAAGATGAGCTGATTGCACGGATCCACGCAATTGTCCGTCGCTCTAAAGGGCATGCGCAATCAACCATCTCAACAGGCAAGCTCACGGTCAACCTGGACTCCAAATCTGTAGAAGTGGACGGACAGCGTCTACATCTTACAGGTAAGGAATATGGTATGCTGGAACTCTTGAGCCTTCGCAAGGGCACGACCCTGACGAAAGAAATGTTCCTCAACCACCTCTACGGCGGTATGGATGAGCCTGAACTGAAAATCATCGACGTATTTGTTTGTAAACTGCGCAAGAAACTGGCGTCAGCAACAAATGGGGACAATTACATCGAAACAGTTTGGGGACGCGGATACGTACTTCGGGATCCAGAGGAAAGCCGGAGTGCCAAAGCAAGCTAA
- the fliI gene encoding flagellar protein export ATPase FliI, giving the protein MLSVISEISRVSTQQFYGRVAAIQGLLVEVGGIQRHLSIGSRVDLLARGDKVVQCEVVGFRDDRALLMPFGSLEGVGMGCKALIADPDPVVFPDQSWLGRVVNAMGEPIDGGPPLRKGSMPVPLKNAAPPAHSRQRVGEKIDLGVRALNSFATCCRGQRMGIFAGSGVGKSVLLSMLARYTQADVNIIGLIGERGREVQEFLEDDLGPEGLAKSIVVVATSDEPALMRRQAAYLTLALSEYFRDQDKDVLCLMDSVTRFAMAQRDVGLSGGEPPTSKGYTPTVFSELPKLLERAGPGPGKGTITGLFTVLVEGDDHNEPVADAVRGILDGHIVMERKIAERGRYPAINVLKSVSRTMPGCNTPEESQVIMAAKQLLSTYEDMAELIRLGAYRQGSDPNVDAAIHYYPLLEQFLAQQKDENTSLEECYQLLAEILNVAPQETAAAPVE; this is encoded by the coding sequence GTGCTTAGTGTTATCTCCGAGATTAGTCGGGTGTCTACACAACAATTCTATGGACGCGTTGCCGCGATCCAGGGCTTGCTTGTGGAAGTTGGTGGAATTCAGCGCCACTTAAGTATTGGCAGTCGTGTTGATCTCCTCGCCCGTGGCGATAAGGTCGTTCAGTGTGAAGTTGTCGGCTTTCGCGATGACCGGGCCTTGCTTATGCCATTTGGCTCTCTTGAGGGGGTGGGCATGGGCTGTAAAGCCCTGATTGCAGATCCCGATCCCGTTGTGTTTCCAGATCAAAGCTGGCTTGGTCGTGTGGTCAATGCCATGGGTGAACCCATTGATGGTGGCCCGCCACTTCGGAAAGGCAGCATGCCTGTTCCGTTGAAAAATGCAGCGCCGCCTGCCCATTCCCGCCAACGAGTTGGGGAGAAAATTGACCTTGGCGTTCGAGCACTGAATTCGTTTGCAACCTGCTGCCGTGGGCAGAGAATGGGGATTTTCGCGGGATCTGGCGTTGGTAAGTCAGTCCTGTTATCCATGCTGGCGCGTTACACTCAGGCTGACGTCAACATTATTGGTCTGATTGGGGAGCGGGGTCGCGAGGTCCAGGAATTCCTCGAGGATGACCTGGGGCCAGAAGGTTTGGCAAAGAGTATCGTTGTCGTTGCAACTTCCGATGAGCCGGCCTTAATGCGCCGTCAGGCAGCCTATTTGACATTGGCTCTTTCTGAATATTTTCGGGATCAGGACAAAGACGTGCTGTGCCTGATGGATAGTGTGACCCGCTTTGCTATGGCGCAGCGGGATGTGGGGCTCTCTGGTGGGGAGCCGCCAACCAGTAAAGGCTACACACCTACAGTCTTTAGTGAGCTTCCAAAATTGCTGGAACGCGCTGGACCAGGCCCCGGAAAGGGAACCATTACAGGGCTCTTTACCGTTCTTGTTGAGGGGGATGATCATAATGAGCCGGTCGCTGATGCGGTGCGCGGTATTCTGGATGGTCATATCGTGATGGAACGGAAAATTGCTGAACGGGGACGTTACCCGGCGATCAATGTATTGAAGTCGGTTTCCCGAACCATGCCGGGCTGTAATACACCTGAAGAAAGCCAGGTAATCATGGCGGCAAAACAGCTTTTATCCACATATGAGGATATGGCGGAACTGATTCGGCTTGGGGCCTATCGTCAGGGAAGCGATCCAAACGTGGATGCAGCCATTCATTACTATCCATTGCTGGAGCAGTTCCTCGCCCAGCAGAAGGATGAAAATACATCACTTGAGGAATGCTATCAGTTGTTGGCTGAGATATTGAACGTTGCGCCGCAGGAAACGGCAGCAGCGCCAGTAGAATAA
- a CDS encoding flagellar export protein FliJ, which translates to MAGIGNLIRVQKFKVDEKRREVSDLEELRANFVAQLEKLNQEQVREQEIASGDSTAALHYASYAEGARLRRENLQASIQELDSRIEQARSEMAELFQELKKYEISEENRLRLLKEQQEKRYQEEMDSFSIEMYRRKSIS; encoded by the coding sequence ATGGCCGGTATTGGAAACCTGATCAGGGTTCAGAAATTTAAAGTCGATGAAAAACGTCGGGAAGTGTCCGATCTTGAAGAATTACGGGCAAATTTCGTGGCTCAGTTGGAAAAACTGAACCAGGAACAGGTTCGTGAGCAAGAGATTGCCTCCGGTGATTCGACCGCTGCCCTGCATTATGCCAGTTATGCTGAGGGGGCGCGTTTGCGCCGCGAAAACCTGCAAGCCAGCATTCAAGAACTTGATAGTCGAATCGAACAAGCTCGCTCTGAAATGGCGGAACTGTTCCAGGAACTGAAGAAATACGAAATTTCAGAGGAAAATCGTCTCAGGCTTCTGAAAGAGCAGCAGGAAAAACGCTATCAGGAAGAGATGGACAGCTTCTCCATCGAAATGTATCGCCGCAAATCCATCTCATAA
- a CDS encoding MinD/ParA family protein: MTDTHSPLTQRPTAHPATATAGKNLITVASGKGGVGKTIISTTLAHALAKLEKKVLLFDGDVGLANVDIQLGVMPEYDLASVISGEKKLKDVAFHYEPGGFDIIAGRSGSGSLGTLDSDHLQAVHEELVELGKDYDYIILDLGAGIDAAVRTLSSAKGPKLVVTNGEPTSLTDAYAFIKVTHQAHQNADTRILVNMVKSRNDGQKVYEKLLAACRNFLQLEPHLAGIIPQDDTVGKAIRSQSALLSRYPTSEAASEIEHLAQSLIRS; encoded by the coding sequence ATGACAGATACACATAGTCCTTTAACCCAACGGCCCACGGCCCATCCCGCAACCGCCACAGCGGGCAAGAACCTGATTACTGTCGCTTCTGGCAAAGGCGGCGTGGGAAAAACAATTATCTCCACCACACTGGCGCATGCCCTGGCAAAGCTTGAAAAGAAAGTACTGCTTTTCGATGGAGACGTGGGACTTGCCAATGTGGATATTCAGCTGGGTGTCATGCCGGAATATGATCTGGCGTCTGTCATCAGTGGTGAGAAAAAACTGAAAGATGTCGCTTTTCACTATGAGCCCGGTGGTTTCGATATTATCGCAGGACGATCAGGTTCCGGCTCTCTTGGAACCTTGGATTCTGATCATCTACAGGCCGTCCACGAGGAGCTGGTCGAGCTTGGCAAGGATTATGATTACATCATTCTAGACCTTGGCGCCGGTATTGATGCCGCTGTCAGGACCCTTTCCTCTGCCAAGGGGCCAAAACTGGTGGTCACCAATGGGGAACCAACTTCGCTCACCGATGCCTATGCCTTTATCAAGGTGACCCATCAGGCCCATCAAAATGCAGATACCAGAATTCTCGTAAATATGGTAAAATCGCGAAATGACGGGCAGAAAGTCTACGAAAAGTTGTTAGCCGCCTGCCGTAACTTTTTGCAGTTGGAGCCGCATCTTGCCGGGATTATTCCCCAGGATGACACTGTCGGTAAGGCTATCAGGTCCCAGTCGGCATTGTTAAGCCGATATCCAACCAGTGAAGCGGCAAGCGAGATAGAGCATCTTGCCCAAAGCCTGATCCGAAGCTAA
- the flhA gene encoding flagellar biosynthesis protein FlhA, with protein MSDSQEQQQSAGPGGYSLRDIRNILGQGDIGLALGVVCILVVLILPMPSWLLDFSLALSITFSVIILMTCLFIAKPLDFSSFPTVLLIATMMRLSLNLASTRLILSEGHTGPAAAGHVIEAFGNFVMGGNFVIGIIVFAILVIVNFVVITKGSGRIAEVAARFSLDAMPGKQMAIDADLSAGMIDENTARSRRKELEDESSFFGSMDGASKFVRGDAIAGLLITFINIIGGIIVGVAQNGLSFSQAAESYTLLTVGDGLVSQIPALIVSVAAGMLVSRGGVTGTADKALIGQLGGYPRALGVSAFLLVSLSFLPGIPMIPFLLLAGTIGYASYYLSRQRQQEEVAEQQKVIEEQKEAIPAEEPISTALAIDDLRLELGYGLLSLINDTEGYRLTDQIKALRRQIAGDMGFVMPSVRILDNMQLPANNYLVRVKELEAGEGDVRPSQLLVMDPQGLPIDLPGEETTEPTFGLPAVWVDEGQREEASFRGYTVVDPATVITTHLTEILKDHMADLLSYAETQKLLDELPSAHQKLVADVIPTQITVSGVQRVLQNLLTERISIRDLASILEGISEATGYTQNINMITEHVRARLARQISATNTAPDGFIPLVTLSPQWEQNFADAIIGQGEEKQLSMAPSLLQEFIANIRDNFDRLAQQGHNPVLLTSPAIRPYVRSIIERFRPSTVVMSQNEIHPKAKLKTLAQL; from the coding sequence ATGAGTGACAGTCAGGAACAGCAGCAAAGCGCAGGACCCGGTGGGTATAGCCTGCGCGACATCCGGAACATCCTTGGACAAGGAGACATAGGCCTTGCCCTTGGCGTGGTCTGTATTCTTGTTGTTCTGATCCTGCCCATGCCAAGTTGGCTGCTGGACTTTAGTCTGGCGCTCTCGATTACCTTCTCGGTCATCATTCTGATGACCTGTCTGTTTATCGCAAAGCCTCTGGATTTCAGCTCATTTCCAACGGTTTTGCTGATCGCCACAATGATGCGGTTATCGCTTAACCTTGCATCAACGCGACTTATCTTGTCAGAGGGACATACGGGACCTGCCGCCGCAGGTCATGTAATTGAGGCCTTTGGTAACTTTGTGATGGGCGGTAATTTCGTGATCGGGATTATTGTCTTTGCCATTCTGGTAATTGTGAACTTTGTGGTTATCACCAAGGGTTCTGGCCGTATTGCTGAGGTCGCAGCCCGCTTCTCCTTGGATGCCATGCCTGGTAAACAGATGGCAATCGATGCCGATCTCTCCGCTGGCATGATTGACGAGAACACTGCCCGCTCCCGCCGGAAGGAACTGGAGGACGAAAGCAGCTTTTTCGGTTCAATGGATGGTGCGTCTAAATTCGTTCGCGGTGATGCCATTGCCGGCCTTCTGATTACCTTCATCAATATCATCGGCGGTATCATTGTTGGTGTCGCGCAAAACGGCTTGAGTTTCTCCCAGGCGGCAGAAAGCTATACGCTGCTGACGGTTGGTGATGGACTTGTCAGTCAAATTCCGGCGCTGATCGTTTCGGTTGCGGCCGGCATGCTGGTGTCGCGCGGGGGTGTAACTGGAACCGCGGACAAGGCCCTGATCGGACAGCTGGGTGGATATCCACGTGCCCTTGGGGTTAGTGCCTTCCTTCTGGTTAGTCTTTCGTTCCTGCCAGGTATTCCAATGATCCCGTTTCTGCTGCTGGCAGGTACAATAGGATATGCGAGCTATTACCTATCCCGACAACGCCAACAGGAAGAAGTGGCCGAACAACAAAAGGTTATTGAAGAGCAGAAAGAAGCAATCCCAGCAGAAGAGCCAATTTCAACGGCCCTCGCCATTGACGATCTGCGTCTGGAGCTGGGATATGGATTGCTGTCCCTGATCAATGATACTGAAGGCTATCGCCTGACCGATCAAATCAAGGCCCTGCGCCGCCAGATCGCTGGTGATATGGGTTTTGTGATGCCAAGCGTCCGGATCCTCGACAACATGCAATTGCCCGCCAATAATTATCTGGTTCGGGTCAAAGAGCTGGAAGCAGGTGAAGGTGATGTCCGGCCGAGCCAGCTTCTTGTCATGGACCCACAAGGTCTACCCATTGACCTGCCCGGTGAAGAGACAACTGAGCCAACGTTTGGTCTGCCTGCCGTTTGGGTAGATGAAGGTCAACGTGAGGAAGCCTCCTTCCGTGGTTATACTGTTGTCGATCCTGCAACCGTTATCACAACTCACCTGACCGAGATCCTGAAAGATCACATGGCGGATCTGTTATCTTATGCAGAAACCCAGAAACTACTGGACGAATTGCCAAGTGCCCATCAGAAGCTGGTTGCCGATGTAATCCCAACCCAGATTACGGTCAGTGGTGTCCAGCGTGTCCTGCAAAACCTGCTTACCGAGCGGATTTCCATCCGCGATCTCGCCAGCATTCTGGAAGGTATCTCTGAAGCGACAGGATATACGCAGAATATCAATATGATTACCGAGCATGTTCGTGCGAGATTGGCACGGCAGATTTCTGCGACCAACACTGCCCCGGATGGCTTTATTCCGCTGGTTACTCTGTCCCCCCAATGGGAGCAGAATTTCGCAGATGCAATCATTGGTCAGGGTGAAGAAAAACAGCTTTCCATGGCGCCAAGCCTGCTACAGGAATTCATCGCCAACATTCGGGATAATTTTGACCGGCTTGCGCAACAGGGACACAATCCTGTTCTGTTGACCAGCCCAGCAATTCGTCCTTACGTTCGATCAATTATTGAAAGGTTCCGCCCCAGCACTGTGGTCATGTCACAAAATGAAATTCATCCCAAAGCCAAATTGAAAACTCTGGCGCAGCTGTAG